In Streptomyces sp. SN-593, a single genomic region encodes these proteins:
- a CDS encoding peptidase E, with amino-acid sequence MTAAEPTVLATSGGHRAGGRTRVEFDALVHHAVELSGAHGRRPRIMYVGTAIGDAEHFTARMAEAARVAGFDLTPLHLFPMPNLEDVEGTVLEQDVVWVMGGSVVNLLAVWRAHGVDRVMRRAWRAGVVLSGVSAGSICWFRGGATDSFGRRLRPVTDALGLLPYGNGVHYDSDAGRRPLIHRLVADGTLPTSHCTDDGVGLVYRGETLVEAVTEVPGKGAYVVRREGQDAVEERLEPRRLPSV; translated from the coding sequence ATGACAGCAGCGGAACCGACCGTTCTCGCCACCTCCGGGGGGCACCGCGCCGGAGGGCGCACCCGGGTGGAGTTCGACGCCCTGGTGCACCACGCGGTGGAGCTGTCCGGGGCGCACGGAAGACGCCCCCGGATCATGTACGTGGGCACCGCCATCGGCGACGCCGAGCACTTCACGGCGCGGATGGCCGAGGCCGCCCGGGTGGCGGGCTTCGACCTGACGCCCCTGCACCTGTTCCCCATGCCGAACCTGGAGGACGTCGAGGGCACCGTCCTGGAGCAGGACGTGGTGTGGGTCATGGGCGGTTCGGTGGTCAACCTGCTCGCGGTGTGGCGGGCGCACGGCGTGGATCGCGTGATGCGCCGCGCGTGGCGGGCCGGGGTGGTGCTCAGCGGGGTCAGCGCCGGCTCGATCTGCTGGTTCCGGGGCGGCGCGACGGACTCGTTCGGGCGGCGGCTGCGCCCGGTCACGGACGCGCTGGGGCTGCTGCCCTACGGCAACGGCGTGCACTACGACTCGGATGCGGGCCGGCGGCCGCTCATCCACCGGCTCGTGGCGGACGGCACCCTCCCGACGTCCCACTGCACGGACGACGGCGTCGGCCTGGTCTACCGCGGGGAGACTCTGGTGGAGGCGGTCACCGAAGTCCCGGGCAAGGGCGCGTACGTGGTCCGGCGCGAGGGCCAGGACGCGGTGGAGGAGCGCCTCGAACCGCGCAGGCTGCCGTCCGTGTGA